Proteins encoded in a region of the Triticum dicoccoides isolate Atlit2015 ecotype Zavitan chromosome 3A, WEW_v2.0, whole genome shotgun sequence genome:
- the LOC119268608 gene encoding tryptophan aminotransferase-related protein 3-like: MLFTTSKLSGHASSRFGWALIRDEKVAKRVNDYIMQNTMGASRDTQLRMLAIFKTILANLHGKEDIFAFGHDVMTAKWRKLSAVVSHSRRISLQNIPPQYCTYFDKIREPSPAYAWVKCEREEDSDCSDVLLKAKIITRSGVWNDASSRYTRISLIKSQDDFDLLLERITEFVDAELTAAGSNSM; encoded by the exons ATGCTCTTCACCACCTCCAAGCTCTCCGGCCATGCCAGCAGTCGATTCGG GTGGGCGCTGATAAGGGACGAGAAGGTGGCCAAGAGGGTCAATGACTACATTATGCAGAACACCATGGGCGCGTCCCGCGACACCCAGCTCCGGATGCTTGCCATCTTCAAGACCATACTGGCCAACCTGCACGGCAAGGAGGACATCTTCGCCTTCGGGCACGACGTGATGACGGCCAAATGGCGCAAGCTTAGCGCCGTCGTGTCGCACTCCCGCCGGATCTCGCTGCAGAACATCCCTCCCCAGTACTGCACCTACTTCGACAAGATCAGGGAGCCATCCCCAG CTTATGCGTGGGTCAAGTGTGAGAGGGAGGAAGACAGTGACTGCTCCGACGTGCTGCTCAAGGCCAAGATAATCACACGGTCCGGCGTCTGGAACGATGCCAGCAGCCGGTACACGAGGATAAGCCTCATCAAGTCCCAGGACGACTTCGACCTGCTCCTCGAGAGGATCACAGAATTTGTCGATGCCGAGCTCACCGCTGCTGGTTCCAACTCCATGTGA